The region CACGAAGAAGATGAAGAGTTTAGGGACGTGTGTTCTGGGCTGCCCAGCCAGCTGTCCTTTAAAGACTTCCACGCGCGGCTCTGTGGGTATTTCCGCGTGCGCAGCGCTCGTGGAGACACCGGGGAGCGTGCCTGGCGCCTGCCCGTTACCGAGGACACGGAGCTGGTGGAGCGACAGATCCGGCTCCGGTGGCCGCGAGTCAGACGGAGAAAATGTGTGAGTTTTGATCTGACGAGGGATCAGAACGGAGCCGTTAACAGATCAGTGAAAGGTCGAACCGCAGAGGACCGTGAGTCAGGTACTGGCCCGGGCTGACTGTGTTACATGTGTTACTGCACTCCTGTGATCACTGAGGGCTCCTGagtatttatacttatacttcTCAACAAAGGCAGTACAGTGAAGCTGGGGGGGGATAAAACTAATGCAACTAAAGCTGTCAGTATATgtagtatttccctctgaaatgtagtttagttgaagtataaagtaacacaACATTACATTCTAAGTACAAGTGCCTCAAAATCGCACGTAAGCACAGTACTTGAACTGTGTATGTTGTATATTCTCCAAAAGTAACAATGGTGgagaaagtattcagatcctttacatgagaagaagaaagtagaaAGACCACACTGATGAAATACTCCATTAACAGTAAAATGCATTCGAATGTTACTTGTAAAAATATGTAAGTATCATCATCAAAAGTACTCAACATTCCCTGTgagttattattactgatggtGAAGTGTAAGTTTCACTGTTGTAATTGTTGAAGTGGCGATCACGTGATCTATTTTATACACTGTCACCCAACAGTGTATAAGATTGTATAAACTCgtcatttgttttatatacaaGATCTGTTAAAGTATCTAGTATCGAGCTGTCAAATACATGCAATATTTCCCTATTAATATATAGTGTGGTAGAAGTACAAAGTGAAAAGGAAAttctcaagtaaagtacaagtacctcaaacttACAgtagtacagcacttgagtaaatgtgcttagcTGCACGGAAAGAGCAGTGGAAAGTGATAGAAAGTTGTGACATAAAGTAGTCTGGAGTGAAGCACTGTGGCACGGATATCAGCTTCAGAGGACTGAAACATTGTTCTGCTCCTCTAATTGGACCAAAAAATGGATCCATAAATACTTGAAATGAGCAGTTCTGGTTTCACTTTCACCACCAAGTTTCAccatgtcttcctcctctcctcttctctcctcctcctcctcctcctcctcctcctcttctccagaTGAGGCAGCTGCTCTGAGGGAGCTGGTGGAGGACCTCCGCTCAGCACTGCAGGGGAGCGACGCTCGCTGCCTGGCCCTGGAGGTGGCACTCCGGCGGGGCAGGAGCCGCGCCCTCCCGTCTCCGTCCAGCTTCAACTCCACAGTTTCAACTCCCACAACTTCCATCACCCTCATACAGGGAAAACTGGTGCCAACGCACAGGATTAAAGGGCAGAGCAGGGGTGCCGGAGGAGACGGGGCGAGGAGGGTGGCGAGGAGACAGGACATCAGGGACCCTCTTCTGAGGGAGCTGAAGCTGATCCGCTCCTCACGAGATgggcaggtggaggaggccATCAAATTCAATGAGtgtctggaggaggagctgcgaTGGGCGTACCAGGAGGTGCGCAAGCTTCAGGGGGTGGAGTCTGCACTGAGGAAAGAGAACGCACAGATCAGGTTAGAGTCTTTTTAAGTTCACTGAAAGATGAATGGATAGATATCAGAGGAATGGTTTGATGAACTTGGATGATCTCCATCAGGAGGCGGGCGGAGGAGGCCAGAGAGGCTCTGAGTTTAGGGCTTCAGAGGGTTCGGATGATCCAGGAGCAGGCTCAGTCTGTGCCACAGCTCCGGTCCAGGATCAGCCAGCTGGAGGCTGAACTGCAGCAGTACAGGTGCGAACACTGTGTGTGGTCTGGAGCAAATGGAGGAAAGTGCGCAGGCGTGTTTGTGCAGCCATTTACACATCATTTGCCTCTGTGCTCCACTGATTTGAAATTCAAAGCCGACAGCTTAAGTTACACTCAAGTGTTTACAGGGGTCAACTTTCACCACTGCACTCATGTTTTAACAGAGACTTTCTTTCTAACCCTCCACGCTGACCATTTCATTTGCACCCACGATGCATCAGAGTTAGTTCAAACCTGCTCTGAGGGCTGTCAAAGTAATATCTGACATGTGTCTGTATTAGCAATGAATCAAATGGCGCACTTTTCATACAGCAGGTCTCGACTGTACTCCGTATGACATTATTATGATATCccctctgcagttcccctcatcTCTACAGCGTGTTATTggtgtctttcagctctttgttttgggtTTACACAACTTAACTCTTTAGGTTCTCGccactctcatcaaccttgtttcaaGCGGCtgctttcagtgaaaaagctctgccATTGTACACGCACAGTTGTGCCtaagagccaggttagctgttaaCTTGTTTGCGCGGCACACATCCTCTGAGCTGAAGAATGAGTAAGAGTCGCGGCCTATCGACAGACTTTTAGTTAAGTGAGCTAATCCAGTAGCACAAAGCATTACAAATTAAATTgattaacaaaataaagaacCAAAAGAATCGTTCGTCAGTCGGTTTGCTTGTGGCGGGTGAACCAAACGAACCGGGTTACCCAAAAAGAACCGGTCTTCCCATCactagtgtatatatatataaggtgatgatatgtcagttgtgtgtttacagcttgtacTGATGCCCTCGAGTGGCCAGAGAAAtcagttattaatgttttaaaagtagTGCACATGAAGCTGACACACAGCCTCCACATGACTCTTATTAAAGGGGTGGCAAAGCCTCTGTCCATGGCACTGGCTGATTGGAAATATATCTGAGGTACAGTATGTTCTCCACCTTTACCACCCTCAGATCCTGCTGCACCTGCATCCCTGTCCACGTCCATCAACGAATGTACCCAAACGGGGCGGAAGACGCCTGCAGCAAGACAGGTGAGTGACGAGAAAACTGACGAATCTCTGAGCAATTAGGGATCAGGAGCGTGTTCGAACTGAGGATGTTGCAACAAGGGTTATTGATATTGCAATAGACCTTTtagacaggtgaaactaatttcattaacaatggctcagttCCATGGAGTATCCCAGTAAGCTCTGACAGGGAGCCAGCATGCTCAGTACCAGGAACCAGCTCACCTAAATGTtactgtgcttttcctgctgtggtcTACAGGGCACAGAACATGATTCATTCACCAATGCAACAGAACATTTAAGTTAACATGTGGTGTGTGGAGTCTTAACCACTGAAGTGTCAATGAGCCAGTGAAGGAACCACCTCCGCTGTTTGCAGAGTGTCTGCAGAGAGCCGTGGAGGGGAGAGCTGcctctgatgaagaggaggacaatgggggaatgagggagggaggacagtgCAGCCTGTCGGAGGCGAAGAAGCACATCAGCCGACTGCACAGCTGTGACAAGGGGTAAGCgaacatccaacacacacacacacaacaccactgTGAACACGTTTCCGTTCCAAAAACGTCAGACTTCGTTTCTTCTTCTAGATGTCAGAAGCATGTGGTCCGCCAGCTGTTCTCTCAGAGTCACCTGCATGATAAGACTTTTAAggacagcagggggcgctgcagctggaggatACAAAACCAAGAGCGACCAGAGGGAGGCAGATGCTTTGAAAAGGAGAAGGtgggagagagatgatgatgatgatgagaaacTTGGTTAAGGTGTTGAATGGATTCAGGTGCAGACTAAGATTCAAACTGTTTCAAAGCTCTGAAGGCAGAACGTCAGATTTGGGTCTGGGTCGAGGCCAAATCAAAGACAAATGTCAGGAAAAACaagtgaataataataaaatggaaTTACTGAAGGCTATATCACTATTAAAGAAGCTGGGTGTTTTCACATAATGGTTAGTTTAGCTGGATAACTTCAGGTCATCCAGTCCTGTGCCCTCCCGAATAacttcagtctgtctctttGGCTTTGAGGTTTGACTCACCCATCATGTTCCGACACCGAGACATGTTTGTTGAACTAAAACCCCAGAGAACATACTGGGACGGTTCTGTATCTAAAGTCAAACAAGGAGGGAACAGATATATAGTGCACACAGTGTCCAGTGTTCCACAGAAGCTCCAGAAAGTTTAGAAACTACTTAATGCTACTACTATATagactgtatatatgtatatactatAGACATAGTTTCGGAGGTGTTTGCACTCATTTGCTCGTCCTCCTGTTTGCCAGAGGcccgaggaagaggaggacaagacgaggctggaggagaaagaaaagacacgCCTTTGTTTGCTGGAGGAGAAACTCGCCGATGCtctcacactgcagctgcagttacGCAACAAGGttcacatacaacacacacacacacacactcacaccattcacctcagacacacacacacacagctcacctTCAGTGTTATTCCATCACAGTTGGACGTGCACAGAATAGCTCCACAACTTGTGTTCTTATTTAAGTTCAttggtgtttttattaataCTAGTGTACCAGGGTTAATATGTACACAGGCAAAACCTATGGTGATGTTTAGAGATTCCATTATTTAAGAAGGACACATTGTATGTGGGAATAATGACActacaaatatgtttttaaaagaagagtCATGTAATTAAGCTGAGTGGATATGGTATAACTTTGTATTAGATACATGCAGATGATTTTCACGTGGATGAGAATTTAGTTTGTGTTCTATGGGACAcgaaagtgttcaatattaaacaCGCGTTACGACTGACATTATGAAATAGACAAACATAATgcattgtgtaaaatgtataaatgaaccagcaatttgtgaaataattgaAGACGGTCCATGCAGTTAAGCAAAACgtctctctgcgtctctgtAGAACGTGTCCCGCAGGCTTCTGGGGAAGATAGTGATGGACACTCTGGATGTATGCAGTAGGAGTGGACATGGTAGGTCTGTTCAACATCTTCCAGTTGTCCCAGTATTcatgttttagtgtttagtgatatggggcactgaatttgattaacttactgtttatcagaccacaaacaagaattaggttggaaaaaaacgatagatgctgcCAGAGCAGGGTGTTGTGTCTGGGGGCCGGGCCTCGCTGATTCctgtacaaaaaacacagaactttattcactgattttggtgtgattttttttgggaGAAAATATATTGTGGCTTTCCCTCTggtgtcctccagctgctctgcctcaactctcagtgatttacagagtttcctgatggacataTACCTTTACAAAGTTAACGATGccaactgtagctgccgttagctcagttagctcagAGCACTGGGGGAGTGTTAGTGTTTACACCactagcacaggagctttggaccgctgGGAGGAAAAAATTTTCAGTCTCGGGCcccgagagtcagatggttagagtcacctagctaagagcatagatatagatacactgtatatctatggctaagacGAACAGtagatgcacagctaactagctaacagcagctacagttagcagtagttagcgattactttagcaacaagtaaagccacctgtccatcaagaaactaaccAAATTTCCCCATCCAGGTCCGTCCCAGGTCCTGCAGGTCGCTGACGCCCTCTGTGTCCGGCTGTCCTCCAGGGATCTCCTTGGAAACGGAGGGGGTGATGAAgcaggagagagcagagtgaAACCCCTGGTTCCATCTTCAGGATGTCAAACCAGCAGCGTCAACCCTCTGCTCATTTCCTGTTAAATAAGCTGCTACTACTCATTGGAGTTGATCCCTTTCCTCTATTTtatctttgcccccccccccccgtgtacGTTTCCCAGTTGTGTGTACCAGACTTTGAAACTGGTTCAATGTTGaatttaatgattcattttatttgctttattcaGTCTCTTTGTGTTCTATTTTGTATCTATTTAATTGtaatgattaaatatttgtatcCAAACCCTGTGTTCCTGGTGTAAGAGCTCTGACATGATGAAACATGAGTTCAACGTCATTGTTGGAGGTCAAAACTATATTTCACTGCAGACTCCCAACAGTATCTCACGTTTGCTAGGCCACTTATATTCACAGTAAGTGGATCGACTTTAAGGTTTTACATGAAAAATCCACAGGTAGCGATAGAGATGTCAAAACTGCACTGCAGCCCTTTAACGCATGCTGTAGTCAATCTTATGGTAAGGGTCCTGCGAGGAACTCTAAATTGCATTGCAAGTATAGCTCAagatttaatttcttttaacTATGTC is a window of Enoplosus armatus isolate fEnoArm2 chromosome 3, fEnoArm2.hap1, whole genome shotgun sequence DNA encoding:
- the LOC139283261 gene encoding EF-hand and coiled-coil domain-containing protein 1, which gives rise to MRREGIQEETIGSCAVMERPALAPPRVQPSPRAARKSEWLRSALAHHHCPDPGADNEVVVLATGIDQYLQEVFHHLAYPNRDDTVSAEDFTALCAVLGLTGGKRAMKGKGRTGEGEKHEEDEEFRDVCSGLPSQLSFKDFHARLCGYFRVRSARGDTGERAWRLPVTEDTELVERQIRLRWPRVRRRKCVSFDLTRDQNGAVNRSVKGRTAEDRESDEAAALRELVEDLRSALQGSDARCLALEVALRRGRSRALPSPSSFNSTVSTPTTSITLIQGKLVPTHRIKGQSRGAGGDGARRVARRQDIRDPLLRELKLIRSSRDGQVEEAIKFNECLEEELRWAYQEVRKLQGVESALRKENAQIRRRAEEAREALSLGLQRVRMIQEQAQSVPQLRSRISQLEAELQQYRSCCTCIPVHVHQRMYPNGAEDACSKTECLQRAVEGRAASDEEEDNGGMREGGQCSLSEAKKHISRLHSCDKGCQKHVVRQLFSQSHLHDKTFKDSRGRCSWRIQNQERPEGGRCFEKEKRPEEEEDKTRLEEKEKTRLCLLEEKLADALTLQLQLRNKNVSRRLLGKIVMDTLDVCSRSGHGPSQVLQVADALCVRLSSRDLLGNGGGDEAGESRVKPLVPSSGCQTSSVNPLLISC